A single window of Rhizobium indicum DNA harbors:
- the kdsA gene encoding 3-deoxy-8-phosphooctulonate synthase, with translation MSTDTNSEVRIGEGQGQVTFSNTGRLSLIAGPCQMESRDHAFMVAGTLKELCGKLGIGLVYKSSFDKANRTSLSAERGIGIEKGMEVFADLKKEFGFPVLTDVHTAEQCGEVAKVVDVLQIPAFLCRQTDLLIAAAKTGRVVNVKKGQFLAPWDMKNVLKKLNASGNPNVLLCERGASFGYNTLISDMRSLPIMAAMGAPVIFDATHSVAQPGGQGESSGGQREFVETLARAAVAAGIAGVFVETHQDPDNAPSDGPNMVYLKDMPRLLEKLLAFDAVAKA, from the coding sequence ATGAGCACTGATACGAATTCCGAAGTCAGGATCGGCGAAGGCCAAGGCCAGGTCACTTTTTCCAATACCGGCCGCCTGTCGCTGATTGCCGGTCCCTGCCAGATGGAGAGCCGCGACCACGCCTTCATGGTTGCCGGCACGCTGAAAGAGCTTTGCGGAAAGCTCGGCATCGGCCTCGTCTACAAGAGCTCCTTCGACAAGGCGAACCGGACCTCGCTTTCGGCCGAACGCGGTATCGGGATCGAAAAGGGCATGGAGGTCTTTGCCGACCTCAAGAAGGAATTCGGCTTTCCCGTCCTGACCGACGTTCATACCGCCGAGCAATGCGGGGAGGTGGCAAAGGTCGTCGATGTCCTGCAGATCCCGGCCTTCCTTTGCCGCCAGACCGACCTTCTTATCGCCGCCGCCAAGACCGGCCGCGTCGTCAATGTCAAGAAGGGCCAGTTCCTCGCTCCCTGGGATATGAAGAACGTCCTGAAGAAGCTCAATGCCAGCGGCAATCCGAACGTGCTGCTGTGCGAGCGCGGCGCCTCATTCGGCTACAATACGCTGATTTCCGACATGCGTTCGTTGCCGATCATGGCGGCGATGGGCGCGCCCGTTATCTTCGATGCGACCCATTCCGTGGCGCAGCCGGGCGGCCAGGGCGAATCCTCCGGCGGTCAGCGGGAATTCGTGGAAACCCTGGCGCGCGCCGCTGTGGCTGCCGGTATTGCTGGTGTCTTCGTCGAAACCCATCAGGACCCCGACAATGCCCCTTCCGACGGCCCGAACATGGTCTATCTCAAGGACATGCCGCGGCTTCTCGAAAAGCTGCTTGCCTTCGATGCGGTCGCCAAGGCCTAA
- a CDS encoding VOC family protein — protein MNEHSAKPHPLDHVVLPVVNIDLARERLGKLGFTVAADARHPFGTENACVFFADKTYLEPLGIASVEESEASARQGNVFTARNQAFRFRCGEEGLSGLAFGSKDAGIDHQNFVGNGSSAGEMLQFTRPMTMPDGSETIAGFKLAFAGDLRAPDLLLFTVERVTLPADRAALETHANGVTGLIEIALCTPEPAAFAAFVSLAVAQSAVEKTGFGVNIAASNAKISLMTPEGLEAYFDIAGSSADRGLRGRAILFTVADLAVTEAHLAANGVTYTRKNNRILVKRAPGQGTLFAFEETR, from the coding sequence ATGAACGAGCACTCCGCCAAACCGCACCCGCTGGATCATGTCGTGCTGCCGGTCGTCAATATCGATCTGGCGCGCGAGAGGCTCGGCAAGCTCGGCTTCACCGTTGCCGCCGATGCGCGCCATCCCTTCGGAACGGAGAATGCCTGCGTCTTCTTTGCCGACAAGACCTATCTGGAGCCGCTCGGAATTGCGAGCGTCGAGGAGAGCGAGGCATCAGCGCGGCAAGGCAATGTCTTCACCGCCCGCAACCAGGCCTTTCGCTTCCGCTGTGGCGAGGAGGGGCTTTCGGGGCTGGCTTTCGGCAGCAAGGATGCCGGCATCGATCATCAGAATTTCGTCGGCAACGGATCGAGCGCCGGCGAGATGCTGCAGTTCACCCGGCCGATGACGATGCCGGACGGTTCCGAGACGATTGCCGGCTTCAAGCTGGCTTTCGCCGGCGACCTGCGCGCGCCTGATCTCCTGCTCTTCACCGTCGAGCGCGTCACGCTGCCGGCTGACCGCGCCGCGCTGGAGACGCATGCCAATGGCGTCACCGGCCTAATCGAGATCGCGCTTTGCACGCCGGAGCCGGCCGCCTTCGCTGCCTTCGTCAGCCTTGCCGTGGCGCAATCGGCAGTCGAGAAGACCGGGTTCGGCGTCAATATCGCAGCATCGAATGCGAAAATCAGCCTGATGACGCCGGAAGGGCTGGAGGCCTATTTCGACATCGCCGGCTCATCCGCAGATCGCGGCCTGCGCGGCCGGGCAATCCTCTTCACTGTCGCCGATCTTGCCGTGACAGAAGCGCATTTGGCTGCTAACGGGGTGACATACACGCGCAAGAACAATCGCATTCTGGTGAAGCGCGCGCCCGGGCAGGGCACGCTCTTCGCCTTCGAGGAAACACGATGA
- the lexA gene encoding transcriptional repressor LexA, whose product MLTRKQQELLLFIHERMKESGVPPSFDEMKDALDLASKSGIHRLITALEERGFIRRLPNRARALEVIKLPEAYSPSIQPRRGFSPSVIEGSLGKPQPVTAPAPAKPVADNGNSVSVPVMGRIAAGVPISAIQNNTHDIVVPADMLGSGEHYALEVKGDSMIDAGIFDGDTVIIRNGSTASPGDIVVALVDDEEATLKRFRRKGASIALEAANPAYETRIFGPDRVKVQGKLVGLIRRYH is encoded by the coding sequence ATGCTCACGCGCAAACAACAGGAGCTTCTCCTTTTCATTCATGAGCGCATGAAGGAATCCGGCGTTCCGCCATCTTTCGACGAAATGAAGGATGCCCTGGACCTCGCCTCCAAGTCCGGGATTCATCGCTTGATTACGGCGCTGGAGGAGCGAGGCTTCATTCGCCGCCTACCGAACCGCGCCCGCGCGCTTGAGGTCATCAAGCTTCCGGAGGCCTACAGCCCCAGCATTCAGCCCCGGCGCGGCTTTTCGCCGAGCGTCATCGAGGGCAGCCTCGGCAAACCTCAGCCGGTCACCGCCCCTGCTCCCGCAAAGCCCGTCGCCGACAACGGCAACTCGGTCTCCGTGCCGGTCATGGGCCGAATCGCTGCCGGTGTGCCGATCTCGGCGATCCAGAACAATACCCACGACATCGTCGTTCCGGCCGACATGCTCGGCTCCGGTGAACATTATGCGCTGGAGGTCAAGGGCGATTCGATGATCGACGCAGGCATCTTCGACGGCGACACCGTGATCATTCGCAACGGCAGCACCGCAAGTCCTGGCGACATCGTCGTTGCTCTCGTCGACGACGAAGAAGCGACACTCAAGCGCTTCCGCCGCAAGGGCGCCTCGATCGCGCTGGAGGCCGCCAACCCGGCTTACGAGACCCGGATTTTCGGGCCGGACCGTGTCAAGGTTCAGGGTAAACTCGTCGGTCTCATTCGCCGCTATCACTGA
- a CDS encoding ComEC/Rec2 family competence protein, whose translation MQELTTVELRPEAGEGLADSSSFSPPVVVTRPTRTQSATPLRHRLPAAASQLLRAGMRMLGEEADHGRLLLFSPVFLGAGSAVWFLAASDFSLVASLLCLSAVTVAVLIASRSRAAVRATLLALSLVVCGMVTAQFESRRASTVILDSSVTTTVTGRVERREGDGRGRWRYILAVTGTKAPELKRRPERITAIARGADAAFEIGDIITGRARLTPPAGPALPELNDFSFGAYFDGIGANGFFYGAPTKVDAQAGPQAARSTAETLLEGLYRLRSGIGDRIRSILPGDTGAFAAALVTDERRAISNETTEALRQSGLAHIIAISGLNMALSAGIFFVGFRMLLSLFPGIAEAYPTKKIAAAGALIAVTAYFLISGFAVSAERAFIMMAIMLVAVFFDRPSISLRNVALSALVIVVISPSEVLGPSFQMSFAATLALVSGYQLWKDRRVRENAFLKLPIIRPFVTVAGFFGGIFLTSLIGGFSTALFSIEHFHRLTAYGLPANLATMPIISFIIMPAGLLAMLLMPFGLDVLPWKVVGFGLDLVIAVAKTVSGWDGNIDVGRLPAWYFAVAVAGFLLLTLLRTRLRHVGTSIIAVATLILLLLPGPRPPDLVISEDGSLVAIVEAAAMASNRERPPDFIFDQWQRALVLPRHDPPKMLDGPAIPPEGEDRRVRLSRDQQNEARTAMRAATAGGDANRFSCVKKAWCTSRLANGQVVTVIDNAAYLGPACDAADIVVTSVRLRFNSCRSGATLFTGETLRRTGSIELRFTDAGLEVATAFDALSRPWMRHRAYDWRSNSFTESGLANVSDSGE comes from the coding sequence ATGCAGGAGTTGACGACAGTCGAATTGCGGCCGGAAGCAGGCGAAGGCCTTGCCGACTCCTCCAGTTTTTCACCACCTGTCGTGGTGACGCGGCCGACACGGACGCAGTCGGCGACACCATTGCGCCACCGGCTGCCGGCCGCAGCCTCGCAATTGCTGCGTGCCGGCATGCGCATGCTGGGCGAAGAGGCGGACCACGGCCGCCTGCTGCTGTTTTCGCCGGTCTTCCTCGGCGCTGGGTCAGCCGTCTGGTTTCTCGCGGCATCGGATTTTTCCCTCGTTGCATCACTGCTCTGCCTGTCGGCGGTGACAGTGGCGGTTCTCATCGCCAGCCGCAGCCGGGCGGCAGTGCGGGCAACGCTGCTGGCGCTCTCGCTCGTGGTCTGCGGCATGGTCACGGCGCAGTTCGAGAGCCGGCGGGCTTCGACCGTGATCCTCGATTCATCAGTGACGACCACGGTGACCGGCCGTGTCGAGCGGCGCGAAGGCGATGGTCGCGGGCGGTGGCGCTACATTCTTGCGGTCACCGGCACTAAGGCACCGGAGCTGAAGCGGCGGCCGGAACGCATCACCGCCATCGCCCGCGGCGCGGACGCGGCCTTCGAGATCGGCGATATCATTACCGGCAGGGCGCGGCTGACGCCGCCGGCAGGTCCGGCACTTCCCGAACTCAACGACTTCTCCTTCGGTGCCTATTTCGATGGCATCGGCGCCAACGGCTTCTTCTACGGTGCACCGACGAAGGTCGATGCGCAGGCTGGTCCCCAGGCTGCCAGATCGACGGCTGAAACGCTGCTCGAAGGGCTCTACCGGCTGCGCAGCGGCATTGGTGACCGCATAAGGTCGATCCTGCCCGGCGACACCGGCGCTTTCGCCGCTGCTCTGGTGACGGACGAGCGGCGTGCCATCTCGAATGAAACGACGGAGGCGCTGCGCCAGTCCGGCCTGGCTCATATCATCGCCATCTCCGGTCTCAACATGGCGCTGTCGGCCGGCATCTTTTTCGTCGGCTTCCGGATGCTGCTCAGCCTCTTTCCCGGCATTGCTGAGGCCTACCCGACGAAGAAGATCGCTGCCGCCGGCGCGCTCATCGCTGTCACCGCCTATTTCCTGATTTCGGGCTTTGCGGTCTCTGCCGAACGCGCTTTCATCATGATGGCCATCATGTTGGTTGCCGTCTTCTTCGACCGGCCGTCGATCAGCCTGCGCAATGTCGCTCTCTCCGCGCTCGTCATCGTCGTCATTTCGCCGTCCGAGGTTTTGGGTCCGAGCTTCCAGATGTCTTTTGCAGCGACATTGGCGCTGGTCTCGGGCTATCAGCTGTGGAAGGACCGGCGCGTCCGCGAAAACGCCTTCCTGAAGCTGCCGATCATCAGGCCATTCGTTACGGTTGCGGGCTTCTTCGGCGGCATCTTCCTGACCTCGCTGATCGGCGGTTTTTCCACCGCGCTGTTTTCGATCGAGCATTTTCATCGCCTGACCGCCTACGGCCTGCCGGCAAACCTCGCGACAATGCCGATCATCTCCTTCATCATCATGCCGGCCGGCCTGCTGGCGATGCTGCTCATGCCTTTCGGCCTGGACGTTTTGCCTTGGAAGGTGGTGGGATTCGGCCTCGATCTGGTGATCGCGGTCGCAAAGACGGTGTCCGGCTGGGATGGCAATATAGACGTCGGCCGCTTGCCCGCCTGGTATTTCGCCGTCGCCGTGGCAGGCTTTCTGCTGCTGACGCTGCTCCGCACCCGATTGCGCCATGTCGGCACATCGATCATCGCGGTCGCAACGCTCATCCTGCTGCTTCTGCCGGGTCCCCGTCCGCCGGATTTGGTGATTTCGGAGGATGGCAGTCTCGTCGCAATCGTCGAGGCGGCGGCCATGGCGTCCAACCGTGAAAGACCGCCGGATTTCATCTTCGACCAGTGGCAGAGAGCGCTGGTCCTGCCGAGGCATGATCCGCCGAAGATGCTGGATGGTCCTGCTATCCCGCCTGAGGGAGAAGACCGCCGCGTCAGGCTTTCCCGCGATCAGCAGAACGAAGCAAGGACCGCGATGCGGGCGGCCACAGCGGGCGGAGACGCAAACCGCTTTTCCTGCGTCAAGAAGGCCTGGTGCACATCAAGGCTCGCCAATGGTCAGGTGGTAACCGTCATCGACAATGCCGCCTATCTCGGTCCGGCATGCGACGCGGCCGATATCGTCGTGACCTCGGTCCGCCTTCGCTTCAACAGCTGCCGCTCGGGTGCGACGCTCTTCACCGGTGAGACGCTGCGCAGGACCGGATCCATCGAGTTGCGCTTCACGGACGCCGGCCTGGAGGTCGCAACCGCATTCGATGCATTGTCGCGGCCATGGATGCGCCATCGCGCCTATGACTGGCGCAGCAACAGCTTTACCGAATCGGGCCTAGCCAATGTCAGTGATAGCGGCGAATGA
- the gltA gene encoding citrate synthase — translation MTDQSATIKIGDKSVDLAVKSGTIGPSVIDIGALYKNTASFTYDPGFTSTASCESKITYIDGDEGVLLHRGYPIEQLAEHGDFLEVCYLLLYGELPTTVQKKDFDYRVTHHTMVHEQMSRFFTGFRRDAHPMAVMCGCVGALSAFYHDSTDITDPHQRMVASLRMIAKMPTLAAMAYKYHIGQPFVYPKNDLDYASNFLRMCFAVPCEEYVVNPVLARAMDRIFILHADHEQNASTSTVRLAGSSGANPFACIAAGIACLWGPAHGGANEAALNMLNEIGTVDRIPEYVARAKDKNDPFRLMGFGHRVYKNYDPRAKIMQKTTHEVLGELGIKDDPLLEVAMELERIALTDEYFIEKKLYPNIDFYSGITLKALGFPTTMFTVLFALARTVGWIAQWNEMIEDPEQRIGRPRQLYVGEPKRDYIPVSKR, via the coding sequence ATGACGGATCAAAGCGCTACAATAAAAATCGGTGACAAGTCTGTCGACCTTGCTGTCAAAAGCGGCACGATCGGCCCGAGCGTCATCGATATCGGTGCCCTCTACAAGAACACAGCTTCCTTCACCTACGATCCGGGTTTTACCTCGACCGCATCCTGTGAATCGAAAATCACCTACATCGACGGCGACGAAGGTGTCCTGCTGCATCGCGGCTATCCGATCGAGCAACTCGCCGAGCACGGCGACTTCCTCGAAGTCTGCTACCTCCTGCTTTACGGCGAACTGCCGACCACCGTGCAGAAGAAGGATTTCGATTACCGCGTCACGCACCACACCATGGTGCACGAGCAGATGAGCCGCTTCTTCACCGGCTTCCGCCGCGATGCGCATCCGATGGCCGTCATGTGCGGCTGTGTCGGCGCGCTGTCGGCCTTCTATCACGACTCCACCGACATCACCGATCCGCACCAGCGCATGGTCGCCAGCCTGCGCATGATCGCCAAGATGCCGACGCTTGCCGCCATGGCCTACAAGTACCATATCGGCCAGCCCTTCGTTTATCCGAAGAACGACCTCGACTACGCCTCGAACTTCCTGCGCATGTGCTTTGCCGTGCCTTGCGAGGAATATGTGGTCAATCCGGTGCTTGCCCGCGCCATGGACCGCATTTTCATCCTGCATGCCGATCATGAGCAGAACGCCTCGACCTCGACCGTCCGTCTCGCCGGTTCGTCGGGTGCCAACCCGTTCGCCTGCATCGCCGCCGGCATCGCCTGCCTCTGGGGGCCCGCGCATGGCGGCGCCAACGAAGCAGCGCTCAACATGCTGAACGAAATCGGCACGGTCGATCGCATTCCGGAATATGTCGCCCGCGCCAAGGATAAGAACGATCCGTTCCGCCTGATGGGCTTCGGTCATCGCGTCTACAAGAACTACGATCCGCGCGCCAAGATCATGCAGAAGACGACGCATGAAGTGCTCGGCGAACTCGGCATCAAGGACGATCCGTTGCTCGAAGTGGCGATGGAGCTGGAGCGTATCGCGCTCACCGACGAATATTTCATCGAGAAGAAGCTCTATCCGAACATCGACTTCTATTCCGGCATCACGCTGAAGGCGCTGGGCTTCCCCACGACCATGTTCACCGTGCTCTTCGCGCTTGCCCGCACCGTCGGCTGGATCGCGCAGTGGAACGAGATGATCGAGGATCCGGAACAGCGCATCGGCCGTCCGCGCCAGCTCTATGTCGGCGAACCGAAGCGCGATTACATCCCGGTTTCGAAGCGCTGA
- the lpxB gene encoding lipid-A-disaccharide synthase yields the protein MNGAPLKIAVIAGEVSGDLLGADLIAALKRVHSGPVELVGVGGEGLQAEGLRSLFDFSELSIMGITQVLSRLPRLYTLIRQTTAAIIAARPDILLIIDSPDFTHRVAKRVRTALPDLPVVNYVCPSVWAWKEYRATRMLAYVDHVLAVLPFEPATMRALGGPETTYVGHRLTADPALLEARRQRAMRAPVEGAGKAILMLPGSRSSEIAKLLPFFEDAAKELVARNGPMRFLLPTVPHNEALVKGLVAGWATPPEVAVGPAQKWKALAEADAAMAASGTVILELALAGVPTVSVYKTDWIIRLLARRIKVWTGALPNIIADYAVVPEYLNEIVRGASLARWMERLSADTFQLKAMNEGYDLVWQRMQTEKPPGEHAAEILLDVLKKKKPGRF from the coding sequence ATGAACGGGGCGCCGTTGAAGATCGCCGTCATTGCCGGTGAGGTGTCGGGGGATCTGCTCGGTGCCGATCTCATCGCCGCCCTGAAGCGGGTTCACAGCGGACCGGTGGAACTCGTCGGCGTCGGCGGTGAGGGGCTCCAGGCCGAAGGCTTGAGATCCCTGTTCGATTTCTCCGAGCTGTCGATTATGGGCATCACCCAGGTGCTGAGCCGGCTGCCAAGGCTCTATACCCTGATCCGCCAGACAACGGCTGCCATCATCGCCGCAAGGCCGGATATTCTTCTGATCATCGACAGCCCGGATTTCACCCATCGCGTCGCCAAGCGTGTCCGCACCGCGCTGCCGGATCTGCCGGTTGTCAATTATGTCTGTCCGAGCGTCTGGGCCTGGAAGGAATATCGCGCCACGCGCATGCTCGCCTATGTCGATCATGTGCTCGCCGTCCTGCCCTTCGAGCCGGCAACAATGCGTGCGCTCGGCGGGCCTGAGACCACCTATGTCGGCCATCGCCTGACCGCCGATCCGGCGCTGCTCGAAGCGCGGCGGCAGCGCGCCATGCGCGCACCCGTCGAGGGAGCCGGCAAGGCGATCCTGATGCTTCCTGGATCTAGATCCTCCGAAATCGCCAAACTGCTGCCGTTCTTCGAGGATGCGGCCAAGGAACTTGTCGCCCGCAACGGCCCGATGCGATTCCTGCTGCCGACCGTGCCGCACAACGAAGCGCTGGTGAAGGGGCTCGTCGCCGGCTGGGCCACGCCGCCGGAGGTGGCGGTCGGGCCGGCGCAGAAATGGAAGGCCCTTGCCGAGGCGGATGCGGCGATGGCAGCTTCCGGCACGGTGATCCTCGAACTCGCCCTTGCCGGCGTGCCGACGGTGTCCGTTTACAAGACGGATTGGATTATCCGCCTGCTCGCCCGGCGCATCAAGGTATGGACGGGCGCATTGCCCAATATCATCGCCGATTATGCCGTCGTGCCGGAATATCTGAACGAGATCGTCCGCGGCGCCAGCCTGGCGCGCTGGATGGAGCGGCTGTCGGCCGACACGTTCCAATTGAAGGCGATGAACGAGGGCTACGATCTCGTCTGGCAACGCATGCAGACAGAAAAGCCGCCCGGCGAGCACGCCGCCGAGATCCTTCTCGACGTGCTGAAAAAGAAAAAACCCGGTCGTTTCTGA
- a CDS encoding LpxI family protein: protein MTLSGDTAAGRLAIIAGGGLLPSYVAEAARAAGENPVIVALKDESDRRWEGYDHAVIGVGDFAALEGLLNRYGIGRVVMSGSVRRRPEWREVRPTLRTLMKMPATIRTLLSGGDDRVLQMVIRLIEGNGRRVVGAHEIAPDLLAAVGPLGTAIPGEEDRRDINRAAEAAEMLGRLDVGQGAVAIGGRIVALEGLEGTDEMLERVADLRAAGRISPRRRGALVKLCKPQQDIRADLPAIGVSTVLNARKAGLAGVAVEAGRSLVLDRAAVIKAADEAGLFVCGIDRGLPAWGLE from the coding sequence GTGACTCTTTCCGGCGATACCGCTGCGGGCCGGCTGGCGATCATCGCCGGCGGCGGCCTTCTGCCTTCCTATGTTGCCGAAGCTGCGCGCGCGGCGGGCGAAAATCCCGTCATCGTCGCGCTGAAGGACGAAAGCGACCGGCGCTGGGAAGGGTATGACCATGCCGTCATCGGCGTCGGCGATTTTGCAGCTCTCGAGGGCCTCTTGAACCGCTACGGCATCGGCCGTGTCGTCATGTCCGGCAGCGTGCGGCGCCGGCCGGAATGGCGCGAGGTGCGCCCGACGCTGCGCACTCTGATGAAGATGCCGGCCACGATCCGCACCTTGCTGTCCGGCGGCGACGATAGGGTGCTGCAGATGGTGATCCGGCTGATCGAGGGAAACGGCCGGCGTGTCGTCGGTGCCCATGAGATCGCCCCCGACCTTCTTGCCGCCGTCGGCCCGCTCGGCACGGCGATACCGGGCGAAGAAGACCGGCGCGATATCAACCGCGCGGCGGAAGCCGCCGAAATGCTCGGCCGGCTCGATGTCGGGCAGGGCGCCGTCGCCATCGGCGGGCGTATCGTCGCGCTGGAGGGTCTTGAGGGCACGGACGAGATGCTGGAGCGTGTCGCGGATCTTAGAGCCGCCGGGCGCATCTCGCCGCGCCGCCGCGGCGCGCTGGTCAAGCTCTGCAAACCGCAGCAGGATATTCGCGCCGACCTGCCGGCGATCGGCGTTTCCACGGTCCTGAACGCAAGGAAAGCCGGCCTTGCCGGCGTCGCCGTCGAGGCCGGCCGCTCGCTGGTGCTCGATCGCGCCGCCGTCATCAAAGCCGCCGATGAGGCCGGGCTTTTCGTCTGCGGCATCGATCGCGGCCTGCCGGCATGGGGGCTCGAATGA